From a region of the Streptomyces sp. NBC_01454 genome:
- a CDS encoding FtsB family cell division protein: MPADRFSTATRLKALGEQAAARVYRARPPRRNRLTGRAALLALVMCSLVVALAYPIRQYVSQRSDIADQRHRAQDAGAALERLREQQARWQDPEYVRQQARRHLHYVMPGETGYLVQDGSGTGSAPKGPQAAQRPWYENLWDAVDSADKR, from the coding sequence GTGCCCGCGGACCGGTTCTCGACCGCGACCCGACTCAAGGCCCTCGGCGAGCAGGCCGCAGCCCGCGTCTACCGTGCCCGCCCGCCCCGCCGCAACCGCCTCACCGGCCGCGCCGCCCTGCTGGCCCTGGTGATGTGCTCGCTGGTCGTCGCCCTCGCCTACCCGATAAGGCAGTACGTCTCCCAGCGCTCCGACATCGCCGACCAGCGCCACCGCGCGCAGGACGCCGGCGCCGCCCTGGAGCGGCTGCGCGAGCAGCAGGCCCGCTGGCAGGACCCGGAGTACGTCCGTCAGCAGGCCCGCCGTCACCTTCACTACGTCATGCCGGGCGAGACCGGCTACCTCGTCCAGGACGGCTCCGGCACCGGCTCCGCGCCGAAGGGGCCGCAGGCCGCGCAGCGCCCCTGGTACGAGAATCTCTGGGACGCCGTCGACTCGGCCGACAAGCGGTAG
- a CDS encoding DUF501 domain-containing protein, with amino-acid sequence MDTPPPQTEPTEPTAADIAAFKEQLGRPPRGLRAIAHRCPCGRPDVVETAPRLEDGTPFPTLYYLTCPRAASAIGTLEANGVMKEMSERLAADPELAAAYRAAHEDYIRRRDAIEVLQGFPSAGGMPDRVKCLHVLVGHSLAAGPGVNPLGDEALAMLPEWWKKGPCVTPCQDTGAQDTEAQDAPEGDAT; translated from the coding sequence ATGGACACCCCCCCGCCCCAGACCGAGCCCACCGAGCCCACCGCCGCGGACATCGCCGCTTTCAAGGAGCAGCTGGGCCGCCCGCCGCGCGGGCTGCGCGCCATCGCGCACCGCTGCCCCTGCGGCCGGCCCGATGTCGTCGAGACGGCGCCGCGCCTGGAGGACGGCACGCCCTTCCCCACGCTCTACTACCTCACCTGCCCGCGCGCGGCCTCCGCGATCGGCACGCTGGAGGCCAACGGCGTGATGAAGGAGATGTCCGAGCGCCTGGCGGCCGACCCGGAGCTTGCCGCCGCCTACCGCGCGGCGCACGAGGACTACATCCGGCGGCGGGACGCGATCGAGGTGCTCCAGGGTTTCCCGAGCGCCGGCGGCATGCCCGACCGGGTCAAGTGCCTGCATGTCCTCGTCGGTCACTCGCTGGCCGCCGGGCCGGGCGTCAACCCGCTCGGTGACGAGGCCCTCGCGATGCTCCCGGAGTGGTGGAAGAAGGGGCCGTGCGTGACCCCCTGCCAGGACACCGGAGCCCAGGACACCGAAGCTCAGGACGCCCCCGAAGGAGACGCCACGTGA
- a CDS encoding Ppx/GppA phosphatase family protein: MKRVAAIDCGTNSIRLLVADCDPATGELKDLDRRMQIVRLGQGVDRTGRLAPEALERTFAACREYAAVIKDLGAEQVRFVATSASRDAENREDFVRGVVDILGVEPEVITGDQEAEFSFDGATKELTGRADLERPFLVVDIGGGSTEFVLGSDSVRAARSVDVGCVRMTERHLVHEGAISDPPTPGQISAIKTDIAAALDRAEETVPLSEAATLVGLAGSVTTVAAIALGLDQYDSEAIHHSRIPLATVREITDRMLASTHAERAAIPVMHPGRVDVIAAGALVLLSIMERTGAAEVVVSEHDILDGIAWSLAG, from the coding sequence GTGAAGCGGGTCGCCGCCATCGACTGCGGTACGAACTCCATCCGGCTGCTGGTCGCGGACTGCGACCCGGCGACCGGCGAGCTGAAGGACCTCGACCGCCGGATGCAGATCGTCCGGCTCGGCCAGGGCGTGGACCGCACCGGACGGCTGGCGCCCGAGGCGCTGGAGCGCACCTTCGCGGCCTGCCGTGAGTACGCCGCGGTGATCAAGGATCTGGGCGCCGAGCAGGTCCGCTTCGTGGCGACCTCCGCCTCCCGGGACGCGGAGAACCGCGAGGACTTCGTCCGCGGCGTGGTGGACATCCTGGGCGTGGAGCCCGAGGTGATCACCGGCGACCAGGAGGCCGAGTTCTCCTTCGACGGCGCCACCAAGGAGCTCACCGGCCGCGCGGACCTGGAGCGGCCCTTCCTGGTGGTCGACATCGGCGGCGGCTCGACCGAGTTCGTCCTCGGCAGCGACTCGGTGCGCGCCGCGCGCTCGGTAGACGTCGGCTGCGTACGGATGACCGAGCGGCATCTGGTGCACGAGGGCGCCATCAGCGACCCCCCGACCCCGGGGCAGATCAGCGCCATCAAGACCGATATCGCCGCGGCGCTGGACCGGGCCGAGGAGACCGTCCCGCTGAGCGAGGCCGCCACCCTCGTGGGCCTGGCCGGCTCCGTGACCACGGTCGCCGCGATCGCGCTGGGCCTCGACCAGTACGACTCCGAGGCCATTCATCACTCCCGGATCCCGCTGGCGACGGTCCGCGAGATCACGGACCGGATGCTGGCCTCCACCCATGCCGAGCGCGCGGCGATCCCCGTCATGCACCCGGGCCGGGTCGACGTGATCGCCGCGGGCGCGCTCGTGCTGCTGTCGATCATGGAGCGGACCGGCGCCGCGGAGGTCGTCGTCAGCGAGCACGACATCCTGGACGGCATCGCCTGGAGTCTCGCGGGCTGA